A genomic region of Mesobacillus jeotgali contains the following coding sequences:
- a CDS encoding glutaredoxin family protein, producing the protein MNDITVYTTNTCPYCTMLKNFLDDKGLSYKEVNVQQDPIAAQRLVNATGQMGVPQSNVNGNWVLGFDPNSIVSYLK; encoded by the coding sequence ATGAACGATATAACAGTTTACACAACAAATACTTGTCCTTACTGCACAATGCTGAAGAACTTCCTAGATGATAAAGGTTTATCTTATAAAGAAGTGAACGTACAGCAAGATCCAATCGCAGCACAAAGGCTCGTTAATGCAACTGGCCAAATGGGTGTGCCTCAGTCAAATGTAAACGGAAACTGGGTATTAGGTTTCGATCCGAACTCAATCGTGTCATATTTGAAGTAA
- a CDS encoding phenylacetate--CoA ligase family protein: MILHEIETSSREFIEEIQLRRLKTVVEKVAQRVPFYKKKFESTNFSPEMLNSLEDLEALPFTDKQDLRDHYPFGLFAVPQSELVRVHASSGTSGKPTVVGYTQKDIEMWGEIVARAIALGGGEPGNFLHNAYGYGLFTGGLGLHYGSEQLGMVTVPVSGGNTQRQIMLIEDFKPQVICGTPSYILNIAETMEEMGKGPRNTSLKYGIFGAEPWSEEMRKTLEEKLGIKACDIYGLSEVIGPGVASECHEAQAGLHVAEDHFYVEVIDPETLKPVSEGEEGELVFTSLTKEAFPVIRYRTGDIASLTKEKCTCGRTTVRMSRVKGRIDDMLIINGVNVFPSQIEHCLLAVPELAPHYQIQILQKRTLKVLELHVEMNEEYFTMIGEDPISDSVYQLEQGIQTLLKSQCLISMEVRVHRPKTIPRSEGKAVRIVDKTKEPIGS; encoded by the coding sequence TTGATTTTACATGAAATCGAAACAAGTAGTCGTGAGTTCATAGAAGAAATTCAACTCCGAAGACTCAAGACAGTAGTTGAGAAGGTCGCTCAAAGGGTGCCATTTTACAAGAAGAAGTTTGAAAGCACCAATTTTTCTCCTGAAATGCTAAATAGTCTTGAAGATTTGGAAGCGCTTCCTTTTACGGATAAGCAGGACCTTCGGGATCACTATCCATTCGGGTTGTTCGCTGTTCCGCAAAGTGAATTGGTCAGGGTACACGCTTCATCGGGAACAAGCGGCAAGCCGACAGTGGTTGGCTATACCCAGAAGGATATTGAAATGTGGGGAGAGATTGTCGCCCGGGCGATTGCTCTTGGTGGAGGTGAGCCGGGCAATTTCCTTCACAATGCTTATGGTTATGGCCTTTTCACAGGTGGATTGGGACTGCATTACGGAAGTGAACAGTTAGGCATGGTTACAGTACCCGTTTCCGGCGGGAACACCCAGAGACAAATCATGTTGATTGAAGATTTTAAACCGCAAGTCATATGCGGGACTCCTTCTTACATTTTGAATATCGCTGAAACAATGGAGGAAATGGGTAAGGGCCCTCGCAATACTTCATTGAAGTACGGTATTTTCGGTGCTGAGCCTTGGTCCGAAGAAATGAGAAAGACGCTCGAAGAAAAGCTGGGGATCAAGGCATGTGATATTTACGGGCTGAGCGAAGTGATCGGGCCTGGTGTCGCAAGTGAATGCCACGAAGCACAGGCCGGGCTCCATGTTGCCGAGGATCATTTCTATGTTGAAGTCATTGATCCTGAAACTTTAAAACCGGTATCTGAGGGTGAAGAGGGGGAACTGGTTTTCACCAGCCTTACGAAGGAAGCATTTCCGGTCATCCGCTATCGGACGGGGGATATCGCTTCCCTGACGAAGGAAAAATGCACCTGCGGACGGACGACGGTGAGAATGTCACGAGTCAAAGGACGAATTGATGACATGCTGATTATCAATGGAGTCAATGTGTTTCCGTCACAGATTGAACATTGTCTGCTGGCAGTACCTGAACTTGCCCCGCATTACCAGATTCAAATTTTACAGAAGCGCACGTTAAAGGTGCTTGAGCTGCATGTTGAGATGAATGAGGAATATTTCACGATGATCGGTGAGGATCCTATTTCAGACTCTGTTTACCAGCTGGAGCAGGGGATTCAAACACTGTTAAAAAGCCAGTGTCTGATTTCAATGGAGGTGCGTGTGCATCGCCCGAAAACAATCCCGCGCTCAGAAGGCAAGGCAGTAAGGATTGTTGATAAAACAAAGGAACCAATTGGATCTTAA
- the paaB gene encoding 1,2-phenylacetyl-CoA epoxidase subunit PaaB has product MSGNGFYQEFEVFSKRTATSPMQYQFSLLAPNHELALVMAQENFMRREPVADIWVVKRDDIRKMSLEERQTLQRLDNKDYRNTKGYGYLKKKWRHYEQEMLDEKEILSWGGKQEK; this is encoded by the coding sequence ATGTCTGGGAATGGATTTTATCAGGAATTTGAAGTGTTCAGCAAAAGGACTGCTACTTCTCCGATGCAGTACCAGTTCTCATTGCTGGCACCGAACCATGAGCTAGCTCTTGTGATGGCACAGGAAAATTTCATGCGACGCGAACCGGTTGCAGATATTTGGGTCGTCAAACGTGACGATATCAGGAAAATGTCGCTTGAAGAGCGCCAAACATTGCAAAGGCTCGATAACAAAGATTACCGCAATACAAAAGGCTATGGCTATTTGAAAAAGAAATGGCGCCACTACGAGCAGGAAATGCTTGATGAAAAAGAGATTTTGTCATGGGGAGGGAAACAGGAGAAATGA
- a CDS encoding methionine gamma-lyase family protein — MFTQLKNGQMLQPLVSEIEQQIAGIHTKMDERIDSNQFRVLQSFQKHRVSDSHFIPTTGYGYDDAGRETLEKIYAEVFGAEAGLVRPQIISGTHAISISLFGILRPGDELLYITGKPYDTLEEIVGIRGTGNGSLKEFGISYNTVDLTEKGEIDWSAVEKAIKPETKMIGIQRSKGYATRPSFTVEQIGEMIKFVKEIKPDVVVFVDNCYGEFVEELEPCHVGADLMAGSLIKNPGGGIAKTGGYIVGKEEYVESCSYRMTSPGIGAEAGASLYSLQEMYQGFFMAPHIVAQALKGAVFTAAMLDRLGMNSSPKWNAERTDLIQAVQFDDRDKMVAFCQAIQYASPINSHVTAHPAYMPGYEDDVIMAAGTFIQGASIELTADGPIRPPYVAYVQGGLTYSHVKMAVCIAIDSLIEKGLILIK, encoded by the coding sequence ATGTTTACACAATTAAAAAACGGGCAGATGCTGCAGCCGCTTGTCAGCGAAATTGAGCAGCAAATTGCTGGGATACACACAAAAATGGATGAACGGATTGATTCAAATCAATTCAGGGTATTGCAGAGTTTCCAGAAACATCGGGTGAGTGATTCTCATTTCATTCCGACCACTGGTTACGGTTACGATGATGCAGGAAGGGAAACACTTGAAAAGATTTACGCCGAGGTGTTTGGTGCTGAAGCTGGACTTGTCCGTCCGCAAATCATCTCCGGTACTCATGCGATTTCCATTTCGCTTTTTGGGATTCTTCGGCCAGGAGATGAGCTGCTATACATTACCGGAAAACCTTATGACACTCTTGAAGAGATAGTCGGAATACGCGGAACTGGAAATGGATCCTTGAAGGAATTTGGGATTTCTTATAATACTGTGGATCTTACGGAAAAGGGAGAAATCGATTGGAGTGCCGTCGAAAAAGCTATCAAGCCTGAAACGAAAATGATCGGCATCCAGCGCTCAAAAGGATATGCGACGAGGCCATCTTTTACTGTTGAGCAAATTGGGGAAATGATCAAATTTGTTAAGGAGATCAAGCCAGACGTCGTTGTGTTTGTTGATAACTGTTATGGTGAGTTTGTTGAGGAGCTTGAACCATGCCATGTTGGTGCTGATTTGATGGCGGGCTCTTTGATTAAAAATCCAGGCGGTGGTATTGCCAAAACAGGCGGATACATAGTAGGCAAGGAAGAATATGTAGAGTCATGTTCTTACCGAATGACATCCCCAGGAATCGGGGCAGAGGCCGGTGCTTCATTATATTCATTGCAGGAAATGTATCAAGGGTTCTTCATGGCGCCGCACATTGTCGCACAGGCCTTGAAGGGTGCTGTTTTCACAGCGGCAATGCTGGACCGTTTGGGTATGAATTCGTCCCCAAAATGGAATGCTGAACGAACCGATTTAATCCAGGCAGTCCAATTCGACGATAGAGATAAGATGGTTGCTTTTTGCCAGGCGATTCAATATGCTTCGCCAATCAATTCCCATGTAACCGCACATCCTGCTTATATGCCGGGATATGAGGATGATGTGATTATGGCTGCTGGTACATTCATCCAGGGAGCGAGTATTGAATTGACCGCTGATGGACCAATCAGACCGCCTTATGTCGCCTATGTTCAGGGCGGCTTAACCTATTCCCATGTGAAGATGGCCGTTTGCATTGCCATCGATTCTTTAATCGAAAAAGGTTTAATTCTTATAAAATAG
- a CDS encoding S8 family peptidase, with the protein MFGFSMIQMVRSNADKLDLTLRKNLIGLYTPFKWTPCFLHSSLERFLQKARKIPVVVEFYDTCSFEEAVENCHSVAEQHFRSKIKHSIPSTTCCSMDLTPAALEELLSKGSFIKKVYFDRKVQALLDVATAAVKAKESIQEAALTGNGVTIAVIDTGIYPHQDLSDRIVAFKDFINDRTGPYDDNGHGTHCAGDAAGDGSASNGLYRGPAPESKLVGVKVLDKLGSGSLSTVMAGVDWCIEYNRLNPDNPINIISMSLGSDPQQYPSVSEDPMVRSVEAAWNSGIVVCVAAGNSGPDPGTISSPGVSETVITVGAMDDINTPNIIDDSIASFSSRGPTIYGYTKPDVVAPGVNIISLRSPNSYLDKLQKGNRIGNEYFTLSGTSMATPICAGVAALIIENNPGIPPDEVKRKLLDGAEELGPANTYGRGYVNAEKSISI; encoded by the coding sequence ATGTTTGGTTTTTCGATGATTCAGATGGTAAGGTCTAATGCAGATAAACTTGATTTGACATTGCGGAAAAACTTAATAGGGCTTTATACGCCATTTAAGTGGACACCTTGTTTCTTGCATTCATCTCTCGAGAGGTTTCTGCAAAAAGCAAGAAAAATTCCGGTTGTAGTGGAGTTTTATGATACATGCAGTTTTGAGGAAGCGGTTGAGAACTGTCATTCTGTTGCCGAGCAGCATTTCCGGTCAAAAATTAAACATAGTATACCTAGCACAACATGTTGCAGCATGGATCTAACTCCAGCTGCCCTTGAGGAATTACTGTCAAAGGGCTCTTTTATTAAAAAGGTTTATTTTGATAGAAAAGTGCAAGCGTTACTGGATGTAGCTACTGCAGCTGTAAAAGCAAAAGAAAGCATACAAGAGGCAGCTTTGACAGGGAATGGGGTCACAATTGCTGTTATTGATACAGGAATTTACCCGCATCAGGACCTGAGTGACCGGATTGTCGCCTTTAAGGACTTTATTAATGACAGGACTGGACCATACGATGACAATGGTCATGGAACCCACTGCGCAGGAGATGCTGCTGGAGACGGCAGTGCATCTAACGGACTTTATCGTGGTCCGGCTCCAGAGTCGAAACTGGTGGGTGTCAAGGTTCTGGATAAATTGGGTTCTGGTTCGTTATCAACTGTCATGGCAGGTGTAGACTGGTGCATTGAATACAACCGATTGAATCCTGATAACCCAATCAATATCATATCAATGTCTTTGGGAAGTGACCCGCAGCAGTATCCTTCTGTCAGTGAAGATCCAATGGTACGGTCTGTTGAGGCTGCCTGGAACAGTGGAATTGTAGTTTGTGTTGCAGCAGGAAATTCCGGTCCGGACCCTGGTACAATTTCCAGCCCGGGTGTAAGTGAAACAGTCATTACAGTTGGAGCGATGGATGATATTAATACACCAAATATTATTGATGATAGCATTGCTTCATTCTCAAGCCGGGGGCCAACCATCTATGGATATACAAAGCCTGATGTAGTTGCACCAGGGGTAAACATCATTTCCTTGCGCTCGCCAAATTCTTATTTGGACAAACTGCAAAAGGGAAACCGGATTGGGAACGAATATTTTACTTTGTCTGGCACCTCAATGGCAACACCTATCTGCGCTGGAGTCGCAGCCCTTATAATAGAAAATAATCCGGGTATTCCACCAGATGAGGTAAAGCGAAAATTACTTGATGGTGCAGAAGAGTTAGGGCCCGCTAACACATATGGTCGAGGATATGTAAATGCAGAAAAGTCAATTTCTATCTAG
- the glnA gene encoding type I glutamate--ammonia ligase, producing MAKTFTREDIIRLSKEENVKFIRLQFTDILGTIKNVEIPISQLEKALDNKMMFDGSSIEGFVRIEESDMYLIPDLDTWVIFPWTAEKGKVARLICDIKNADGTPFAGDPRGNLKRVLKEMEELGFTNFNLGPEPEFFLFKLDVNGEPTLELNDNGGYFDLAPTDLGENCRRDIVLELEEMGFEIEASHHEVAPGQHEIDFKYADALTACDQIQTFKLVVKTIARKHGLHATFMPKPLFGVNGSGMHCNMSLFRNGENSFYDPSDKKLELSETAYQFIAGTLKHASGFTAVTNPTVNSYKRLVPGYEAPCYVAWSAKNRSPLIRIPASRGMSTRVEVRSVDPAANPYLAMAVLLAAGLDGIKNKLTPPASVDRNIYVMNKEERVEEGIDDLPPTLAAALDQLKKNEVISAALGDHILEHFIEAKEIEWDMFRTQVHPWEREQYMSMY from the coding sequence ATGGCTAAGACGTTTACGAGAGAAGACATTATCCGCTTATCAAAAGAAGAAAATGTAAAATTCATTCGCTTGCAGTTCACAGATATTTTAGGAACAATCAAGAACGTTGAAATCCCAATCAGCCAGCTTGAAAAAGCGCTTGATAACAAAATGATGTTCGACGGATCTTCTATCGAAGGCTTCGTTCGTATCGAAGAATCTGATATGTACCTGATCCCTGATTTGGATACATGGGTAATCTTCCCTTGGACAGCTGAAAAAGGTAAGGTTGCACGTTTGATCTGTGATATTAAAAATGCTGATGGCACACCATTTGCAGGTGACCCGCGCGGTAACCTGAAGCGTGTCCTGAAGGAAATGGAAGAGTTAGGCTTCACCAATTTCAACCTTGGACCGGAACCGGAATTCTTCCTGTTCAAGCTCGATGTGAATGGAGAGCCTACACTTGAATTGAATGACAATGGTGGTTACTTCGACCTTGCACCAACAGACCTTGGTGAAAACTGCCGCCGCGATATCGTGCTTGAACTTGAAGAAATGGGCTTTGAAATCGAAGCATCTCACCATGAGGTTGCACCTGGACAGCACGAAATCGACTTTAAATATGCAGATGCTCTAACAGCATGTGACCAAATCCAGACTTTCAAGCTTGTTGTAAAAACTATTGCACGTAAACACGGCTTGCACGCTACATTCATGCCTAAGCCATTGTTCGGTGTTAACGGCTCAGGAATGCACTGTAACATGTCATTGTTCCGCAACGGCGAGAACTCATTCTATGATCCATCCGATAAGAAACTTGAGCTAAGCGAAACTGCCTACCAGTTCATCGCTGGAACACTTAAGCACGCATCTGGATTTACAGCTGTAACAAACCCAACTGTAAACTCTTATAAGCGTCTCGTTCCTGGTTATGAAGCGCCTTGCTACGTTGCATGGTCTGCAAAGAACCGTTCACCATTGATCCGAATCCCTGCATCACGCGGCATGAGCACACGTGTAGAAGTCCGCAGCGTTGACCCTGCAGCAAACCCATACCTTGCAATGGCAGTATTGCTTGCAGCAGGTCTTGACGGAATCAAGAACAAATTGACTCCTCCTGCATCAGTAGACCGCAACATCTATGTGATGAACAAGGAAGAGCGTGTTGAAGAAGGAATTGATGATCTGCCACCAACATTGGCAGCAGCTCTTGACCAGCTGAAAAAGAACGAAGTAATCAGCGCAGCTCTTGGCGACCATATCCTCGAACACTTCATCGAAGCAAAAGAGATCGAATGGGATATGTTCAGAACTCAGGTTCACCCATGGGAGCGCGAGCAGTATATGAGCATGTATTAA
- the paaA gene encoding 1,2-phenylacetyl-CoA epoxidase subunit PaaA: MENTISFDQLSEEAKYEHFMKRIEAGDKIEAEDWMPDDYRMTLIKLISMHGISEIMGALPEKEWVPKAPSLKRKLGIMAKVQDEMGHGQLLLRVAEDLMKPLGKSRENIIEDLLSGDLKFHNVFHMEAKTWGDAGLIGWLVDGAAIISQTNMLDASYGPYARALKRICAEEVFHAQHGEAIIMALAEGTDEQKAMIQDSLDRWWEALLMFFGPADASTTGTSKQDTTIKYGIRTKTNEELRQDFFTKYIPRVLSLGLKLPDETMHFDQESGMWQYKQPDWSKFKQIIKNNGPKSKERLRLREISYSNNKWVIDALSVKA; encoded by the coding sequence ATGGAAAACACAATTTCCTTCGACCAGCTGAGTGAAGAAGCTAAATATGAGCATTTCATGAAGCGAATCGAAGCTGGCGATAAAATCGAGGCAGAAGACTGGATGCCGGATGACTATCGAATGACGTTGATCAAGCTTATTTCAATGCATGGCATCAGTGAGATAATGGGTGCTCTCCCAGAAAAGGAGTGGGTGCCCAAGGCTCCTTCTTTGAAAAGAAAGCTGGGTATCATGGCCAAGGTGCAGGATGAAATGGGACACGGCCAACTGTTGTTAAGGGTGGCTGAGGATTTGATGAAGCCGCTCGGAAAATCACGTGAGAACATCATCGAGGATTTGCTTTCAGGCGACTTGAAATTCCACAATGTTTTCCATATGGAAGCAAAAACATGGGGAGATGCTGGATTGATTGGCTGGCTTGTTGATGGTGCAGCGATCATCTCCCAGACGAATATGCTGGATGCTTCATATGGCCCATACGCAAGAGCTTTGAAGCGAATCTGTGCCGAGGAGGTTTTCCACGCCCAGCATGGAGAGGCGATCATCATGGCGCTTGCAGAAGGAACAGACGAGCAGAAAGCGATGATCCAGGATTCGTTAGACCGCTGGTGGGAAGCGCTTCTTATGTTCTTCGGTCCAGCAGATGCGTCTACTACTGGAACTTCCAAACAGGATACAACCATCAAATATGGAATCAGGACGAAAACAAACGAGGAGCTCCGCCAGGACTTTTTCACGAAATATATTCCAAGGGTCCTGTCGCTTGGTTTGAAGCTGCCGGATGAAACGATGCATTTTGACCAGGAGTCAGGCATGTGGCAATACAAGCAGCCAGATTGGAGCAAGTTCAAGCAAATCATCAAGAACAATGGCCCAAAATCTAAGGAACGGTTAAGGCTAAGGGAGATTTCTTACAGTAACAATAAGTGGGTCATCGACGCACTGAGCGTTAAAGCATAA
- a CDS encoding MerR family transcriptional regulator, producing MGGSEIRRNMPLFSIGIVMQLTDLTARQIRYYEEHELISPARTEGNKRLFSLNDIDKLLEIKDLIDQGVNMAGIKQIFNVKQQTAISAAEKKQAEKTRRELSDADLRKLLRKELQQAGRFNRSGNHGDMSRFFH from the coding sequence ATGGGCGGAAGTGAAATTCGCCGGAATATGCCTCTCTTCAGCATAGGGATTGTCATGCAGCTGACAGATTTAACCGCAAGGCAAATCCGTTACTATGAAGAGCATGAATTGATTTCTCCGGCAAGAACAGAGGGCAATAAACGACTCTTTTCCTTAAACGATATTGACAAGCTCCTCGAGATCAAAGATTTGATCGACCAGGGAGTCAACATGGCAGGCATTAAGCAAATTTTTAATGTTAAACAACAGACAGCCATTAGTGCTGCTGAGAAAAAACAAGCTGAAAAAACGAGACGTGAGCTATCTGATGCAGATTTGCGAAAATTGCTTCGCAAGGAACTACAGCAGGCAGGACGCTTTAACCGATCTGGCAATCACGGAGACATGTCGAGATTTTTTCATTAG
- a CDS encoding trimeric intracellular cation channel family protein: MTWEVLSMIGTVAFAISGAIIAMEEEFDIFGVYILGIVTAFGGGAIRNLLIGVPVSALWDQGLFFNLALLSITIVFLFPSNLLKHWQRWGNFFDAIGLAAFAIQGAIYASNMGHPLSAVIVAAVLTGSGGGMIRDLLAGRKPLVLKAEIYAVWAVLAGLVIGLGMANKAVELYGLFGVITALRVLSYTYKWHLPVRKLRVHL, encoded by the coding sequence ATGACATGGGAAGTTCTCAGCATGATTGGAACAGTAGCATTCGCGATCAGCGGTGCCATCATCGCAATGGAAGAGGAATTTGATATCTTCGGAGTTTATATATTAGGAATTGTTACAGCCTTTGGCGGCGGGGCAATCCGCAATCTCCTTATCGGAGTCCCGGTATCAGCACTTTGGGACCAGGGGTTATTCTTCAATTTGGCCTTGCTCTCAATCACAATCGTTTTTCTGTTCCCTAGCAACCTTTTAAAACACTGGCAGCGATGGGGCAACTTCTTTGACGCCATCGGGCTTGCAGCCTTTGCGATTCAGGGCGCAATTTACGCATCAAATATGGGCCATCCATTAAGCGCAGTTATTGTAGCTGCTGTGCTGACCGGAAGCGGCGGCGGAATGATCCGTGACCTGCTCGCCGGCAGAAAACCATTGGTATTGAAGGCCGAAATCTATGCTGTCTGGGCCGTTCTTGCCGGTCTTGTCATTGGCCTTGGAATGGCCAACAAAGCTGTCGAGCTTTATGGACTCTTTGGGGTCATTACAGCACTTCGCGTACTTTCATATACTTACAAATGGCATTTGCCAGTTCGTAAGCTGAGAGTACACTTGTAA
- the hflX gene encoding GTPase HflX, whose translation MEQENVFEKVILVGCQTTEEDLRFRYSMEELESLTETAKGNVLMQVVQKRPKAHPATYIGKGKVEELQALEEELEPDLIIFNDELSPSQNRNLSAGLKARVIDRTQLILDIFAQRARSKEGKLQVELAQLQYLLPRLGGKGIEMSRLGAGIGTRGPGETKLESDRRHIRKRIDDIKTQLSVIVQHRDRYRERRKKNKTFQIALVGYTNAGKSTLFNRLTEAESFEENQLFATLDPMTRKAILPSGFTALLTDTVGFIQDLPTTLIAAFRSTLEEVREADLLLHVVDMSNEDYFSHEQTVNKLLEDLEVHQIPQITVYNKRDIAHQDFVPNAQNETAFISAFSEEDRRNLLLKIEQSIIGMMEPFHVLVPSDEGKLLAQLKNETILRELAFDEDKQGYVCKGYSLADHQITGQLKRFSV comes from the coding sequence TTGGAACAGGAAAACGTATTTGAGAAAGTGATTCTTGTTGGCTGCCAAACTACTGAAGAAGATCTTCGTTTTCGATATTCGATGGAGGAACTTGAATCACTTACGGAAACGGCGAAGGGAAATGTCCTTATGCAGGTTGTCCAAAAGCGGCCAAAGGCACATCCTGCTACATACATCGGCAAAGGAAAGGTGGAAGAGCTTCAAGCGCTTGAGGAAGAGCTCGAACCGGACTTAATTATCTTCAATGATGAACTTTCGCCCAGCCAAAACAGAAATCTTTCTGCTGGCCTAAAGGCGAGGGTTATCGACCGCACGCAGCTGATCCTTGATATCTTTGCTCAAAGGGCTCGGTCCAAAGAAGGGAAGCTCCAGGTTGAACTTGCTCAGCTGCAGTACCTGCTGCCTCGACTTGGCGGAAAAGGGATTGAGATGTCGCGTCTTGGTGCGGGAATTGGAACAAGAGGACCTGGTGAAACGAAGCTGGAGTCAGACCGCCGTCATATCCGAAAAAGAATTGACGATATAAAAACGCAATTGTCAGTCATCGTTCAGCACCGTGACCGCTATCGGGAACGCCGGAAGAAGAACAAGACGTTCCAGATTGCCTTAGTCGGATACACTAACGCAGGAAAATCAACACTGTTTAACCGGTTGACAGAAGCGGAGTCATTTGAAGAAAATCAGTTATTCGCTACGCTTGATCCAATGACAAGGAAAGCGATTTTACCTAGCGGTTTCACTGCCCTCCTGACAGATACTGTCGGATTCATCCAGGACTTGCCGACAACATTAATCGCTGCTTTTCGTTCCACGTTGGAGGAAGTTCGGGAGGCGGATTTGCTTCTGCATGTAGTGGACATGTCGAACGAGGATTATTTTTCACACGAACAGACTGTCAATAAATTGCTGGAGGACCTTGAAGTCCATCAAATCCCGCAGATTACCGTCTATAATAAGCGGGACATCGCACATCAGGACTTTGTGCCAAACGCCCAAAATGAAACAGCGTTTATAAGCGCGTTCAGCGAGGAAGACCGCAGGAATCTGCTTCTGAAAATCGAACAGTCCATCATTGGAATGATGGAGCCATTTCATGTCCTGGTGCCTTCCGATGAGGGGAAACTGCTGGCCCAGCTGAAAAATGAGACCATTCTTCGTGAGCTTGCTTTTGATGAAGATAAGCAGGGCTATGTCTGCAAGGGCTACTCTTTGGCAGACCATCAAATTACCGGCCAGCTGAAACGGTTCTCAGTATAA
- a CDS encoding STAS domain-containing protein, with product MGSDYNYDIAGYDFGWDVKSGKFTFEGQDAVLFWISSAMKTFFDTIEEISGEEASNLVFESTGFRQGLVVGQYFEKMKEVNVAEAADMITNTYATAGWGLTIIKDLDFETKTFTVFMKDSWEHKVNVAQGKKKGGSFLPAHYAGVFTGLFGTNIWYKIKQHQLEGHEHSVIEYFPSDVTIADNIHQLARKKESEQIRKLEGLVEEKTAELKELVNKLSSPIIPVIEGIVVVPLIGKYEEDRADQLIVNTLNRLPSYKASYLVLDLTGMDQEIGPHAVSLIEKIGSAARLIGTKTILVGISSTLGIEITQSNINLSKFDCFQTLQHGIHYAIGQMGRKII from the coding sequence ATGGGGTCTGATTACAATTATGATATTGCAGGTTATGATTTTGGCTGGGATGTAAAATCCGGAAAGTTTACGTTTGAGGGCCAGGACGCAGTACTTTTTTGGATTTCTTCAGCAATGAAAACCTTTTTTGATACGATTGAAGAGATATCTGGAGAAGAAGCATCCAACCTCGTTTTTGAATCGACTGGGTTTCGCCAGGGACTCGTGGTCGGCCAGTATTTTGAAAAAATGAAAGAAGTCAACGTAGCTGAGGCTGCTGACATGATCACAAATACATATGCAACCGCCGGCTGGGGGTTGACGATTATAAAGGATTTGGACTTTGAAACGAAAACATTCACAGTTTTTATGAAGGACAGCTGGGAGCATAAAGTGAATGTTGCCCAGGGGAAGAAAAAGGGAGGGAGTTTCCTGCCCGCACATTACGCTGGAGTTTTCACGGGACTGTTCGGAACAAATATCTGGTATAAAATCAAGCAGCATCAGTTAGAGGGCCATGAGCACAGTGTAATTGAATATTTCCCTTCTGATGTCACAATCGCTGATAATATTCACCAGCTCGCACGAAAGAAAGAATCGGAACAAATCAGGAAACTCGAAGGCCTTGTTGAAGAAAAAACAGCTGAGTTAAAAGAATTGGTCAATAAACTTTCCTCTCCGATCATCCCGGTTATTGAGGGCATCGTTGTCGTTCCCCTTATTGGTAAATACGAGGAAGACAGGGCAGACCAGCTGATTGTAAATACTCTGAATCGACTGCCATCCTATAAAGCCAGCTATCTTGTGTTGGATTTGACAGGAATGGACCAGGAAATCGGACCACATGCGGTCAGTCTGATCGAGAAAATCGGATCAGCAGCAAGGCTGATCGGCACGAAAACAATACTCGTTGGGATTTCATCCACTCTAGGGATCGAAATCACCCAATCGAATATTAACCTATCGAAATTCGATTGCTTCCAGACTCTCCAGCATGGCATACATTACGCAATTGGGCAGATGGGCAGGAAAATTATATAG